CTCGCCTCAGACGAGCAGCTCGCCGCGCAGCACGGTGACCGCGTGCCCGCCGAGCATCACGCGATCACCGACGACGCGGACGCGCACGGTGCCGCCGCGCGGTGAGGCCTGGTAGCCGGTGAGCTCGGTACGGCCGAAGCGCGCGGCCCAGAACGGCGCGAGCGCGCAGTGCGCGGAGCCGGTGACGGGGTCCTCGTCGATCCCCGCGCCGGGTGCGAAGAACCGCGACACGAAGTCGGCGTCGGAGCGCTTCGCGGCCGCGGTGACGATCACACCGCGAGCGTGGATCGAGCGGAACGCCACGACGTCGGGCTCGTACGCGAGCACCGCGCCCTCGTCGGCGAGCTCGACGAAGTAGTCGAACTTCGTGCGCAACACGGGATGCTGCGCGTCGACGCCGATTGCGGCGCGCACTGGCGCGGCATCGGCATCCGCGACCGGCGCGAGCGACGACGCAGGGAAGTCGAGCTCGATGAGATCGCCGGCGCGCGCCGCGCCGAGCTCGCCGCTACGCGTGTCGAACCGCGCTCGACTGCCGCGCGGGATCCGTTCCGTCTCCCAGAGCGCGTGCGCGGACGCAAGCGTGGCGTGACCGCACAGGTCGATCT
This Acidimicrobiia bacterium DNA region includes the following protein-coding sequences:
- a CDS encoding PhzF family phenazine biosynthesis protein, with product MPPLLHVDAFTAAPFAGNPAAVCFLDEARDARWMQSVAAEMNLSETAFLVPPASGDATDAWSLRWFSPSVEIDLCGHATLASAHALWETERIPRGSRARFDTRSGELGAARAGDLIELDFPASSLAPVADADAAPVRAAIGVDAQHPVLRTKFDYFVELADEGAVLAYEPDVVAFRSIHARGVIVTAAAKRSDADFVSRFFAPGAGIDEDPVTGSAHCALAPFWAARFGRTELTGYQASPRGGTVRVRVVGDRVMLGGHAVTVLRGELLV